DNA from Magnolia sinica isolate HGM2019 chromosome 19, MsV1, whole genome shotgun sequence:
ttaGACGTGGCAGGTAGATACGCAAGATGGCTTGTTTCTTAATGTATGGGAAATCCACATACCATCAGAATCAATTGATGGACGATGGTTAGGCTAGGAGTTTAGGTGTGTCCCACTTAATTAGTGGATTAGCCTGATATCTTAgaaaggtgatcttcatggtggggcccatcttttacatggctaggatttcgtaTAAAATGGACACTTTGGAGGAAAGTTGGTGCTATATCATGATAAGTTAGCATGCAGCTGGATGTAGGTGCTCTTAAAGAAACATCATTTCCTTCAAAGCTATAGCTATATTTGGCTTATGTTAGGGATACCACATCGAACACAAAATTTTAGAGGAAACCGTTAGATGGTGGTGGACCACCCTTTTACAAGCCCCATATGGTATGTTACATCATCTATTTTGGAGAAGAGAAAGATTACAAACCCATGGTTTCTATTCTATTTTGGATAATGGGATGCATCCTCGAGGACGTACGTTATATGGAGGTGCAGGGATCATGACAATACAAATGTGGGCTCAATAGGATGGTGAACAGTGCAAAAATCACTTCAatggaatgatcctaaccatccaaatttccCATTTAGTTTCAACTGATGACCTTTCTTCCATTCAACCATTTGATAACTCCTGATCCGACAGATAGGATCATCCAACATGTGATCTCTGTACTATGACTATAGACAGACtgatttagacggtctggattgttgtAAATCTAAGGAAAATGTCCAGTACAAATATGCATGGTATAATCCATCATACTCTTCCGTGGTATTATAtaatttcaacccaaaccatgaAGCCAACCTTGCTTGATAATCTTGAAGAAAAAATTAGCACTAGAGACGCTTACCTTTTAAgggatcttttttcttttttttttaaacagccGCAGACTTTGATTACCAAATTAGCACTAGAGACGCTTACCTTTTAAgggttcgtttttttttttttttaaacagccGCAGACTTTGATTACCAAAGTAGGGTATGGAAAGAAGTATTTCAATGAAAATACCCCTTGTTTTAAGGCATAAGCAGGGAAAAAGGTTAGGGTATTTTCGTCCGAAATAGTTTTTTTCTTACATATGAAGTCTAGTTTGGTACGATAGGTTTTGGGGCGGCCGAAAAGGCAAGGTGGGTCAAAGGTTGTGTCTATAGTAAAAAAATTACCCCACCTTTTGATACTCCGGCGGAGTATGGAACTTGATGCATAGGCACTCAAAATTTGTACAGGTGGTGCATGATAAAAGAAGATCATGGTTGAGatgcatctaaactgggacccataattggacagattaatttgaattatttgaatTCCACACATGCAATTTTTAAGAAATTTCAAAGAgactgagtatcatccatcaccctaTTACAGTGTACCGAAGTTCCTCTCACCTTGATTCTACACTTCTAAAAACAAGGCCCACTTTACAAAACCAATCAAATGTGTCCCCACATATGATGACCGTCCAAAAGTCGGTATTTTAGCTTCTCCCATATAACGTCAATACAAGTGAAAGAACTAAATAATACCCTAATCTATTATACAATGATAACAAATTCCTAATCAATGGCTGAGATGAAGTAGAAGAGAAACAAGATAAAGAAAAAAAGTACCACTTAGAAAAGTAAACCCAAGTGTACCAACTACTGTTCTTGCAATATTTAAAGACTCATACACATTGGCATCTCTCTTAAGCTTATAATCATATCCAGATTGATAATTCCACCCTTCACTACCTTTACAGTATCTTTGCAACCTTTCATGCATCTTCACTTGTTCTATCCTCTCTTTCAGAGTATTTATGTTGGCATCCACAATATTTGCTGAGTTCCCTGTAAAAATCATCCAATATAGATTAAAATATGAGTGAAAATAATCATGCATGCTCCTATCTTTCTAGAAAATGTTGATAtttggtttagtgatccaaaacATTGATATTGTGGGTCATATATACCATGGATGACTAGAAATGTGTAagataataaaattataaatcctTAGAAATTCTCTagtttttacaaaaaataaaaaataaaaatgtttggtttcacacttcatggtggaaaaattaaaaaaaaaaaagatggtgtgaaaaaataaaaaaagaacgaCAATTCACATTCAACTTTAAAAAGGCCAAATGTTCTATCGCTATGATCTTCAAAAGTGGAATATTTTTGTGCACAGCCCACCCACAACAACTAATATCAGATCATTGAATCATGGCTCCACTTTGGCATGCTACAAACTCATCCAACTAAAAAAAGGCTAATTAATGTTCTATAACTATGATCTTCAAAAGTGGATTATTTTTGTGCATGGCCCACCCACACCATCGAACATCTAGATCATTGAAtcatggccccacttgtacataCCACAAACTCATTCAACTAAAACAAGGATAAATGTTTTTTAGCTATGATATTCAAAAGTGAGTTAtttttgtgtatggcccacccacACCAACATACATCAGGTCATTGAATCATGCTCCCACTTGTGCATACTACAAACTCATTCAACTAAAAAAAGGTTAAATATTCTATAGCTAAGATTTCCAAAAGTGGGTTATTTTTCTTCATGGCCTACCTACACCAACAAACATCATATCAGTGAATCATGGCTCCACTTGTGCATACTACAAACTCATTCAACTAAAAAAAGGCTAAATGTTCTATGGCTATGATTTTCAGAAGTGGGTTATTTTGCTGCATGGCCAACCCATACCAACTAACATCATATCGTTGAATCATGGCCCCACTTGTGCATACCACAAACTTATTCAACTAAAAAAAAGCTAAGTGTTCTATAGCTATGATCTTCAAAGGTAGGTTATTTTTGTGCATGGCCCACCCACACCAACGAACATCAAATCATTGAATCATGGC
Protein-coding regions in this window:
- the LOC131235037 gene encoding uncharacterized protein LOC131235037; amino-acid sequence: MATSLPSFNGLIRPRPTLKSRKSLKVRAQSYGDQGNSANIVDANINTLKERIEQVKMHERLQRYCKGSEGWNYQSGYDYKLKRDANVYESLNIARTVVGTLGFTFLSGTFFLYLVSLLLHLSH